One segment of Nocardioides sp. QY071 DNA contains the following:
- a CDS encoding collagen-like protein, protein MTIVRRLLAPGVVLATILALALAGGSYAAGKITGKQIAKNAITSKHVKDGSLATADLSPAAVAALKGAPSEKGATGAPGPTGPAGATGPQGSAGAQGPQGPAGAQGPQGPAGAQGPQGPAGILGLVKVETADSVAGNAEKTTWANCPAGKVLISWALSNAANIDDLVTTPKHAGYDLFGFPTGIGIRVSNLVPGTNGYTLVALCASRS, encoded by the coding sequence ATGACCATCGTTCGCAGGCTCCTCGCGCCGGGTGTCGTGCTGGCCACGATCCTGGCCCTCGCACTCGCCGGGGGCTCGTACGCCGCCGGCAAGATCACCGGCAAGCAGATCGCGAAGAACGCCATCACCTCCAAGCACGTCAAGGACGGCAGCCTGGCCACCGCCGACCTCTCGCCCGCCGCCGTCGCCGCGCTCAAGGGGGCACCCAGCGAGAAGGGTGCGACCGGCGCGCCCGGACCGACGGGGCCGGCCGGTGCCACCGGCCCGCAGGGCAGCGCCGGTGCCCAGGGGCCGCAGGGTCCCGCGGGTGCCCAGGGACCGCAGGGTCCGGCAGGTGCCCAGGGACCGCAGGGTCCGGCCGGGATCCTCGGCCTCGTGAAGGTCGAGACCGCCGACTCGGTCGCCGGCAACGCGGAGAAGACGACCTGGGCGAACTGCCCCGCGGGCAAGGTGTTGATCAGCTGGGCGCTGAGCAATGCGGCCAACATCGACGACCTGGTGACCACGCCGAAGCACGCGGGCTACGACCTGTTCGGCTTCCCGACCGGCATCGGCATCCGCGTGTCGAACCTCGTCCCCGGGACGAACGGCTACACCCTCGTGGCGCTCTGCGCCAGCCGGAGCTGA
- a CDS encoding LuxR C-terminal-related transcriptional regulator: MRTIGREAELERLRAALTRTDRHVVLIAGEGGVGKTHLLDVLAEETAAVRAYGTSAMAQVPLGAMAHLVAPTSLVLTAMVADVVRAVPDRGVLAVDDLDQCDEVSLGVALRVARDHGRTLVATVRTRDGVLPSVIATFAHDLGTEVVTLLAFSREDTDRFVQQLLDDVVDAGIVQEVWSRTGGNALFIAQVIGEARQAGTLHHSPAGWVSRGRLSVPIRLRHALLSRLAGSTGEAREVARMVASVGRMTLDEVERYGPSPAIDELVDNGVLIWDGPVLRFVHPLFAEVLWAEASPLVRRRLLRRHLAVARGAAAPDVVRIAVLGLDAGERPDPVGLLAAARLANAGGSAETARRLAAAAVEHGDGDVAGQAALVLAAALSELGRSAEAVDALQGTLERIEPGPLAIALAVTVHKLIVWGTFDLTAAAGALRAEARRYPDGAPMVRESFAIAEADSRIYAAQAHRARVILDGIDLANLPPVLSTLHATTRAHVLTHLGHTGEALDLVGATLQLALDQPHEVIPGTRDRLLTIASHAAREHGSYALAVEYGERSHDGALADGTVVGRAWGAVVASAAWGQVGDLDAAVLWARRALVAATACGMVDAERLAIAMLMMGAGSRGQAVAPELLDRLGALPAGVGFLRHHMPIAHAWAEFGAGRSGRARSLLRAGEHAAREVDARVAESWILHERVRMGDRDGVAARLVALDIDSPLAAARLRLVTALDDRDGASAAAAAEDFLELGAVLAAAEAAAEGARLLTGRAAAAARRRTSELAARIGSPTTPLLVGLPQDPLSRRERTVAELAADGASNAEIAERLHLSVRTVENHLSRVYAKLGVASRTDLAAIEWSPLNPPGPLRS; the protein is encoded by the coding sequence GTGCGCACGATCGGCCGGGAGGCGGAGCTCGAGCGGTTGCGTGCTGCGCTCACCCGGACCGATCGTCATGTGGTGCTCATCGCCGGCGAGGGTGGGGTCGGCAAGACCCACCTGCTCGACGTCCTCGCCGAGGAGACCGCCGCGGTGCGTGCCTACGGCACCTCGGCCATGGCGCAGGTTCCGCTGGGCGCCATGGCGCACCTGGTCGCCCCCACCTCGCTCGTCCTGACCGCGATGGTCGCCGACGTCGTCCGGGCGGTACCCGATCGAGGAGTGCTCGCAGTCGACGACCTCGACCAGTGCGACGAGGTGTCGCTCGGGGTGGCCCTGCGGGTGGCGCGCGACCACGGTCGGACCCTGGTCGCAACCGTTCGAACCCGCGACGGGGTGCTGCCGTCGGTGATCGCGACCTTCGCGCACGATCTCGGAACCGAGGTGGTCACGCTTCTTGCCTTCAGCCGCGAGGACACCGATCGGTTCGTCCAGCAGCTGCTGGACGACGTCGTGGACGCCGGGATCGTGCAGGAGGTGTGGAGCCGGACGGGCGGAAACGCGCTGTTCATCGCGCAGGTCATCGGCGAGGCGCGGCAGGCCGGCACCCTTCACCACTCGCCCGCCGGATGGGTCTCCCGAGGTCGGCTGAGTGTTCCCATCCGGCTCCGCCACGCGCTCCTGTCGCGACTCGCCGGGAGTACCGGGGAGGCCCGCGAGGTGGCCCGCATGGTCGCGTCCGTCGGCCGGATGACCCTCGACGAGGTCGAGCGGTACGGCCCGTCGCCCGCGATCGACGAGCTGGTCGACAACGGCGTGCTGATCTGGGACGGACCGGTGCTGCGCTTCGTGCATCCCCTGTTCGCAGAGGTGCTGTGGGCCGAGGCGTCCCCGCTGGTACGGCGGCGGCTGCTGCGCCGGCACCTCGCCGTGGCGCGCGGCGCGGCTGCCCCGGACGTCGTACGGATCGCGGTGCTGGGCCTCGATGCGGGTGAACGCCCCGACCCGGTCGGCCTGCTCGCCGCGGCACGGCTGGCCAATGCGGGCGGTTCGGCCGAGACGGCTCGCCGGCTGGCGGCCGCGGCAGTCGAGCATGGCGACGGCGATGTCGCGGGCCAGGCGGCGCTGGTCCTCGCCGCCGCCCTCAGCGAGCTGGGCCGCTCGGCCGAGGCCGTCGACGCACTGCAGGGCACGTTGGAACGGATCGAGCCCGGCCCGTTGGCCATCGCCTTGGCCGTCACCGTCCACAAGCTCATCGTGTGGGGCACCTTCGACCTGACCGCTGCGGCAGGTGCACTGCGCGCCGAGGCGCGGCGCTACCCCGATGGCGCGCCAATGGTGCGCGAGTCCTTCGCGATCGCCGAGGCCGACAGCCGGATCTATGCCGCGCAGGCGCACCGCGCCCGGGTGATCCTCGACGGGATCGACCTCGCGAACCTGCCGCCGGTGCTGAGCACGCTGCACGCGACGACCCGCGCCCACGTCCTGACCCACCTCGGACACACGGGCGAGGCGCTCGACCTGGTCGGCGCCACCCTCCAGCTGGCCCTCGACCAGCCGCACGAGGTCATCCCTGGGACGCGTGATCGGCTGCTGACGATCGCCAGCCACGCCGCCCGCGAGCATGGCAGCTACGCGCTCGCCGTGGAGTACGGCGAGCGCTCCCACGACGGAGCGCTGGCCGACGGCACCGTGGTGGGTCGGGCCTGGGGCGCCGTGGTCGCGTCGGCGGCGTGGGGCCAGGTGGGTGATCTCGATGCGGCGGTGTTGTGGGCCCGACGCGCACTCGTGGCCGCGACAGCCTGCGGAATGGTCGACGCCGAGCGGCTCGCGATCGCGATGCTCATGATGGGCGCCGGAAGTCGCGGACAGGCGGTCGCACCGGAGCTGCTGGACCGACTCGGCGCGCTGCCCGCCGGCGTGGGCTTCCTACGTCACCACATGCCGATCGCCCACGCGTGGGCCGAGTTCGGCGCCGGCAGGTCCGGTCGGGCGCGGAGCCTCCTGCGTGCCGGCGAGCACGCGGCCCGCGAGGTCGACGCCCGGGTGGCCGAGTCCTGGATCCTGCACGAGCGGGTGCGGATGGGGGACCGCGACGGCGTCGCCGCGCGGCTCGTGGCGCTCGACATCGACTCGCCGCTGGCTGCGGCGCGGCTGCGGCTCGTCACCGCCCTCGACGACCGCGACGGTGCGAGCGCCGCCGCGGCGGCCGAGGACTTCCTCGAGCTCGGCGCCGTCCTCGCGGCGGCGGAGGCCGCGGCCGAGGGGGCCCGGCTGCTCACCGGTCGGGCCGCGGCGGCCGCCCGACGCCGTACCAGCGAGCTCGCGGCGCGGATCGGCAGTCCGACCACGCCGTTGCTCGTCGGCCTGCCGCAGGATCCGCTCAGCCGCCGCGAGCGCACGGTGGCCGAGCTCGCCGCCGACGGCGCGTCCAATGCCGAGATCGCCGAGCGCCTGCACCTGTCGGTGCGCACGGTCGAGAACCACCTGAGCCGGGTGTACGCCAAGCTCGGCGTCGCCTCGCGCACCGATCTCGCCGCAATTGAGTGGTCACCACTCAATCCCCCGGGCCCTCTCCGTTCCTAG
- a CDS encoding cell division protein CrgA: protein MAKSSRLSKRKEREVFGDPDRGPLLSIRFAIALVLILGGIGWIIYYYFGIRPTDGFGSIGSNGKVRQPGGPSFFADLEAKNYLIGFIAFFLGLMISAHPSTPMGRGRGVVISMLACFIVGLLWICIFYIFLTGNDPKDIPILNDLGQKNLFVGIGFMAVGFAFATRWE from the coding sequence GTGGCGAAGTCGTCCCGCCTGTCGAAGCGCAAGGAGCGCGAGGTCTTCGGCGACCCTGATCGCGGCCCGCTGCTCAGCATCCGCTTCGCCATCGCGCTGGTGCTCATCCTCGGCGGCATCGGCTGGATCATCTACTACTACTTCGGCATCCGGCCCACCGACGGGTTCGGCAGCATCGGATCCAACGGCAAGGTCCGCCAGCCCGGTGGGCCGTCCTTCTTCGCCGATCTCGAGGCCAAGAACTACCTGATCGGGTTCATCGCGTTCTTCCTCGGCCTGATGATCTCCGCCCACCCGTCCACCCCGATGGGGCGTGGTCGCGGCGTGGTGATCAGCATGCTCGCCTGCTTCATCGTCGGCCTGCTGTGGATCTGCATCTTCTACATCTTCTTGACCGGCAACGACCCCAAGGACATCCCGATCCTCAACGACCTGGGCCAGAAGAACCTGTTCGTCGGCATCGGCTTCATGGCCGTCGGCTTCGCCTTCGCCACCCGCTGGGAGTAG
- the pknB gene encoding Stk1 family PASTA domain-containing Ser/Thr kinase, translated as MTTPPHEPGAGRTVVGGRYELGELLGRGGMAEVRKGTDTRLGRVVAVKRLRTDLASDATFQARFRREAQSSASLNHPAIVAVYDTGEERTTHLDGSTEVVPYIVMEYVAGRTLRDILREGRKILPERALEITSGVLSALDYSHRAGIIHRDIKPGNVMLTPSGDVKVMDFGIARAMSDAQSSMTQTAAVVGTAQYLSPEQARGETVDSRSDVYSAGCLLYELLTGRPPFVGDSPVAVAYQHVREPAVPPSRHEDDLTPEVDAIVMKALAKRVEDRYQSAAQMRADIERYLAGRPVQAVLPSETSETSVVAPRHAAPVEHHETAIRQPLPPDRDRESDRRSRATLWVLLGLLIAALIGTAFFVLPRLFDSTPPPERVPNVVRMTEDDARAAIGKAGFEVGTVSVRNDDTIEAGRVIEQDPVGDDYVEAGSRVSFVVSLGKGQFALPSVVEQKRKEAVQMLVDAGIAERNITERECDTDEPKNTVVEQNPPANTMVDQDATVELCLSDGPETVPSVVGMKQAAAEQAIRDAGFVPVVRAASADDTSQKKGRVTEQIPANGTLAKGSNVVIFVSTYEPPPPVTDTDGDGLPDPDEATRGTDPTNPDTDGDGVSDGAEVAAGTDPRNPLGRVRP; from the coding sequence GTGACCACTCCTCCGCACGAGCCCGGCGCCGGCCGGACCGTCGTCGGCGGACGGTACGAGCTCGGTGAGCTCCTCGGCCGGGGCGGCATGGCCGAGGTGCGCAAGGGCACCGACACCCGGCTGGGCCGGGTCGTGGCCGTCAAGCGGCTGCGCACCGACCTCGCCAGCGACGCCACCTTCCAGGCCCGGTTCCGGCGCGAGGCCCAGTCGTCGGCCTCGCTCAACCATCCGGCGATCGTCGCGGTCTACGACACCGGCGAGGAGCGCACCACCCACCTCGACGGCAGCACCGAGGTCGTGCCCTACATCGTGATGGAGTACGTCGCCGGGCGCACCCTGCGCGACATCCTGCGCGAGGGCCGCAAGATCCTGCCCGAGCGGGCCCTGGAGATCACCAGCGGCGTGCTGTCGGCGCTCGACTACAGCCACCGCGCCGGGATCATCCACCGCGACATCAAGCCCGGCAACGTCATGCTCACCCCGTCGGGTGACGTGAAGGTGATGGACTTCGGCATCGCCCGCGCGATGAGCGACGCCCAGTCCTCGATGACCCAGACCGCGGCCGTCGTCGGCACCGCCCAGTACCTCTCCCCCGAGCAGGCCCGCGGCGAGACCGTCGACTCCCGCTCCGACGTCTACTCCGCCGGCTGCCTGCTCTACGAGCTGCTGACCGGGCGGCCGCCGTTCGTCGGCGACTCGCCGGTCGCGGTCGCCTACCAGCACGTCCGCGAGCCCGCCGTACCCCCGTCGCGGCACGAGGACGACCTCACCCCCGAGGTCGACGCGATCGTGATGAAGGCGCTCGCGAAGCGGGTCGAGGACCGCTACCAGTCGGCCGCGCAGATGCGTGCCGACATCGAGCGCTACCTCGCGGGCCGCCCGGTGCAGGCCGTGCTGCCCTCCGAGACCAGCGAGACGTCGGTCGTCGCGCCGCGGCACGCCGCCCCGGTCGAACACCACGAGACGGCGATCCGGCAGCCGCTGCCCCCCGACCGCGACCGGGAGAGCGACCGCCGCAGTCGGGCGACCCTGTGGGTGCTCCTCGGCCTGCTCATCGCCGCGCTGATCGGCACCGCGTTCTTCGTGCTGCCGCGGCTCTTCGACAGCACCCCGCCACCCGAACGCGTCCCGAACGTGGTCCGGATGACCGAGGACGACGCCCGCGCCGCGATCGGCAAGGCCGGCTTCGAGGTCGGCACGGTGAGCGTGCGCAACGACGACACCATCGAGGCCGGCCGGGTCATCGAGCAGGACCCGGTGGGTGACGACTACGTCGAGGCGGGCAGCCGAGTCAGCTTCGTGGTCTCGCTCGGCAAGGGGCAGTTCGCGCTGCCCTCGGTCGTCGAGCAGAAGCGGAAGGAAGCGGTCCAGATGCTGGTCGACGCGGGGATCGCCGAGCGCAACATCACCGAGCGCGAGTGCGACACCGACGAGCCCAAGAACACCGTCGTCGAGCAGAACCCGCCCGCCAACACGATGGTCGACCAGGACGCCACGGTCGAGCTGTGCCTGTCCGACGGCCCCGAGACGGTCCCGAGCGTGGTCGGCATGAAGCAGGCCGCCGCCGAGCAGGCGATCCGCGACGCCGGCTTCGTGCCCGTCGTCCGCGCCGCGTCGGCCGACGACACCAGCCAGAAGAAGGGCCGGGTCACCGAGCAGATCCCCGCCAACGGGACCCTGGCGAAGGGCTCGAACGTGGTCATCTTCGTCTCGACCTACGAGCCCCCGCCGCCGGTCACCGACACCGACGGCGACGGCCTGCCCGACCCCGACGAGGCAACCCGCGGCACCGACCCGACCAACCCGGACACCGACGGCGACGGGGTCAGCGACGGCGCCGAGGTGGCCGCCGGGACCGACCCGCGCAACCCGCTGGGCCGCGTCCGCCCGTGA
- a CDS encoding rhomboid family intramembrane serine protease has protein sequence MSTPPVGVPTCYRHSDRETWIRCQRCERPICPDCMREASVGFQCPECVAEGRRSVRQARTAYGGQITGNPGAVSIALIGINVVVWIAIMASGRYGSKLYDLFALAVRGSCREDNGTYYPFVDKASCHAGTTAHWADGVSDGAFWQLLTSMFTHVEPWHLGFNMLALWVLGPQLESILGRGRYLALYLLSGLAGSVAVYWLAGEQTTTVGASGAVFGLMGALVVVGLKLGANIQSLLMWIGINVVLTFTLSNVSWQGHFGGLAGGAAIAAVLVYAPKERRTAVQAAGLSAIGAVLVVATLARTLALS, from the coding sequence ATGAGCACCCCTCCGGTCGGAGTGCCGACCTGCTACCGGCACTCCGACCGCGAGACCTGGATCCGCTGCCAGCGCTGCGAGCGCCCGATCTGCCCCGACTGCATGCGCGAGGCGTCGGTGGGCTTCCAGTGCCCCGAGTGCGTCGCCGAGGGCCGCAGGTCGGTGCGCCAGGCGCGCACGGCGTACGGCGGCCAGATCACCGGCAACCCCGGGGCGGTCTCGATCGCGTTGATCGGCATCAACGTCGTCGTGTGGATCGCGATCATGGCGTCGGGCCGCTACGGCAGCAAGCTGTACGATCTGTTCGCGCTCGCCGTCCGCGGCTCGTGCCGCGAGGACAACGGCACCTACTACCCGTTCGTCGACAAGGCGTCCTGCCACGCCGGCACCACCGCGCACTGGGCCGACGGCGTCAGCGACGGCGCCTTCTGGCAGCTGCTCACCTCGATGTTCACCCACGTCGAGCCGTGGCACCTCGGCTTCAACATGCTCGCCCTGTGGGTGCTCGGTCCCCAGCTCGAGTCGATCCTGGGCCGCGGCCGCTACCTCGCGCTCTACCTGCTCTCCGGCCTCGCCGGCTCGGTGGCGGTCTACTGGCTCGCCGGTGAGCAGACCACGACCGTCGGTGCCTCCGGCGCCGTCTTCGGCCTGATGGGCGCGCTGGTCGTGGTCGGCCTCAAGCTCGGCGCCAACATCCAGAGCCTGCTGATGTGGATCGGCATCAACGTGGTGCTGACCTTCACCCTCTCCAACGTCTCCTGGCAGGGACACTTCGGCGGTCTCGCCGGTGGCGCGGCCATCGCCGCGGTGCTGGTCTACGCCCCGAAGGAGCGTCGTACCGCCGTCCAGGCGGCCGGCCTCTCCGCGATCGGGGCGGTGCTCGTCGTCGCCACCCTGGCCCGCACGCTCGCCCTCAGCTGA
- a CDS encoding serine/threonine-protein kinase gives MTEQSRYADRAGRYRLDSVIATGGMGVVWRATDTRLGRPVAVKVLKPEYADDATFRSRFEGEARSAAALHHPGIAGVYDYGAGPDDAAGDDLPPYLVMELVDGQPLSALLSNARASGRTLDTGVVQDLMAQAADALGVAHRAGIVHRDVKPANLLVTSDRTVKITDFGIARALDSVALTRTGSVMGTPQYLSPEQARGNPSTPASDVYSLGVVAFECLSGRRPFEAETPVATALAHLQQPVPQLPPSVPGPLAAVVRRALAKDPAERYADGAAFAEALRSPEVAAAAASPEPDDGTRVLTGVVPPVPVPANPPSQPMRRLDSPSAYAGDARPAPDGEDDERRRSPWPIAVAVIVLVILAVVAAVLLLGNRDDDTPVVDDTTTPTSEPTTEPTTEPTTEPTTEPTTEAPKTVEVNEDPYVCATDYHDAVSDLQDAGLRVSSEQVENDGSCEEGTVSRFSRNGTLQEGDSVIVYYWGPAPEEPTTEPTEPSSPITLPTAPTDLTGGVQ, from the coding sequence GTGACCGAGCAGAGCAGGTACGCCGACCGGGCAGGTCGCTATCGCCTGGACTCCGTGATCGCCACCGGCGGCATGGGCGTGGTCTGGCGCGCGACCGACACCCGGCTCGGCCGGCCGGTCGCGGTCAAGGTCCTCAAGCCCGAGTACGCCGACGACGCGACGTTCCGCAGCCGGTTCGAGGGCGAGGCCCGCAGTGCCGCCGCGCTCCACCACCCGGGCATCGCGGGGGTCTACGACTACGGCGCCGGTCCCGATGACGCAGCCGGCGACGACCTGCCGCCCTATCTGGTGATGGAGCTGGTCGACGGCCAGCCCCTCTCGGCGCTGCTGTCCAACGCCCGCGCGAGTGGCCGCACCCTCGACACGGGGGTCGTGCAGGACCTGATGGCGCAGGCCGCCGACGCGCTCGGCGTGGCCCACCGCGCCGGCATCGTGCACCGCGACGTGAAGCCCGCCAACCTGCTGGTCACCTCCGACCGCACGGTCAAGATCACCGACTTCGGCATCGCCCGCGCGCTCGACTCGGTCGCGCTGACCCGCACCGGATCGGTGATGGGCACGCCGCAGTACCTCAGCCCCGAGCAGGCCCGCGGCAACCCGTCGACGCCCGCCTCCGACGTCTACTCGCTCGGTGTGGTGGCCTTCGAGTGCCTGTCCGGGCGCCGCCCGTTCGAGGCAGAGACGCCGGTCGCGACCGCGCTCGCCCACCTCCAGCAGCCGGTGCCCCAGCTGCCGCCGAGCGTGCCCGGTCCGTTGGCGGCCGTCGTACGACGCGCGTTGGCCAAGGACCCCGCGGAGCGGTACGCCGACGGCGCCGCCTTCGCCGAGGCCCTCCGCTCGCCCGAGGTGGCGGCCGCCGCCGCGAGCCCCGAGCCCGACGACGGCACCCGGGTGCTGACCGGCGTGGTGCCGCCCGTCCCGGTCCCCGCCAACCCGCCGTCGCAGCCGATGCGCCGCCTGGACAGCCCCTCGGCGTACGCCGGTGACGCGCGTCCCGCACCGGACGGCGAGGACGACGAGAGGCGCAGGTCGCCGTGGCCGATCGCGGTCGCCGTGATCGTGCTCGTCATCCTCGCCGTGGTCGCGGCCGTGCTGCTGCTCGGCAACCGCGACGACGACACCCCGGTGGTCGACGACACGACGACGCCGACCTCGGAGCCCACGACGGAGCCCACCACCGAGCCGACCACCGAGCCGACGACCGAGCCCACCACCGAGGCGCCGAAGACGGTCGAGGTCAACGAGGATCCCTACGTCTGCGCGACCGACTACCACGACGCGGTCTCCGACCTGCAGGACGCGGGCCTGCGCGTGTCCTCCGAGCAGGTCGAGAACGACGGCAGCTGCGAGGAGGGCACCGTGTCCCGGTTCTCCCGCAACGGCACCCTCCAGGAGGGCGACTCCGTGATCGTCTACTACTGGGGTCCGGCCCCGGAGGAGCCGACCACCGAGCCCACCGAGCCCAGCAGCCCGATCACCCTGCCCACCGCTCCCACCGACCTGACAGGTGGTGTCCAGTGA
- a CDS encoding peptidylprolyl isomerase, with protein sequence MAEQQAVLKTNKGDITLNLFPNHAPETVANFVGLAKGEKANSAKGAGEPFYDGLIFHRVIEGFMLQGGCPQGTGTGGPGYQFKDEPHPELTFDKPYLLAMANAGPGTNGSQFFITTAPTTWLNFKHTIFGEVADQASRDVVDAIDKTPTGRNDRPVDDVVIESVEIIG encoded by the coding sequence ATGGCAGAGCAGCAGGCCGTCCTGAAGACCAACAAGGGCGACATCACGCTCAACCTGTTCCCGAACCACGCGCCGGAGACGGTCGCCAACTTCGTCGGCCTGGCCAAGGGCGAGAAGGCGAACTCGGCGAAGGGTGCGGGCGAGCCGTTCTACGACGGCCTGATCTTCCACCGCGTCATCGAGGGCTTCATGCTGCAGGGCGGGTGCCCGCAGGGCACCGGCACCGGCGGCCCTGGCTACCAGTTCAAGGACGAGCCGCACCCCGAGCTCACCTTCGACAAGCCCTACCTGCTCGCGATGGCCAACGCCGGCCCGGGCACCAACGGCTCGCAGTTCTTCATCACCACCGCGCCGACGACGTGGCTGAACTTCAAGCACACCATCTTCGGTGAGGTCGCCGACCAGGCCTCCCGCGACGTCGTCGACGCGATCGACAAGACGCCGACCGGCCGCAACGACCGTCCCGTCGACGACGTCGTCATCGAGTCCGTCGAGATCATCGGCTGA
- a CDS encoding DUF881 domain-containing protein: MTGAHAGGTTGRRPEARKRSWAWRVGTPAVVLLSGALLAVSATNSEGSDLRPGRYTDLAGLVEGEAADYRKVEEHYQELSDQVDRLSAGVGDKGVRDARREIAQLRDPAGMTPRTGPGLKITLSDAPEELLDEAVERNKHLDPDDRLNLNRFVVHQQDIQALVNALWRGGASAVTIAGQRVISTTGIRCKGPVVQLQGEPFPQPYVIEAVGDAGELYSSVSEDPIVAGYRKDADNPLIKMGWELDFEDRIEAPAYDGLVDLQYARPLR, from the coding sequence ATGACGGGTGCCCACGCCGGAGGTACGACGGGCCGCCGACCCGAGGCGCGCAAGCGCTCCTGGGCGTGGCGGGTCGGCACGCCCGCGGTCGTGCTGCTGAGCGGTGCCCTGCTGGCCGTCTCGGCCACCAACAGCGAGGGATCCGACCTGCGGCCGGGACGCTACACCGATCTCGCGGGGCTGGTCGAAGGCGAGGCGGCCGACTACCGCAAGGTCGAGGAGCACTACCAGGAGCTGTCCGACCAGGTCGACCGGCTCAGCGCCGGCGTCGGCGACAAGGGCGTGCGGGACGCGCGGCGCGAGATCGCCCAGCTGCGGGACCCGGCCGGCATGACGCCGCGCACCGGTCCCGGCCTGAAGATCACGCTGTCCGACGCGCCCGAGGAGCTCCTCGACGAGGCCGTCGAGCGCAACAAGCACCTCGACCCCGACGACCGGCTCAACCTCAACCGGTTCGTCGTGCACCAGCAGGACATCCAGGCCCTGGTCAACGCGCTGTGGCGCGGCGGCGCCTCCGCGGTCACCATCGCCGGCCAGCGGGTGATCTCCACGACCGGCATCCGCTGCAAGGGCCCGGTCGTCCAGCTCCAGGGCGAGCCCTTCCCGCAGCCCTACGTCATCGAGGCGGTCGGCGACGCCGGCGAGCTCTACTCCTCGGTCTCCGAGGACCCGATCGTCGCCGGCTACCGCAAGGACGCCGACAACCCGCTCATCAAGATGGGCTGGGAGCTCGACTTCGAGGACCGGATCGAGGCGCCGGCGTACGACGGCCTGGTCGACCTGCAGTACGCCCGGCCCCTGCGCTGA